TCGGCAACCCGACCGCGCTCTCCAACTGGTCCCAGGCCACATGGGCGTGCGCCTGGGATGGCATTGTCTGCTACCAGGAGCGCATCATCTATCTAAGGCTCGTGGGACGCGGTCTCTCTGGCGGGCTCGACACGCTCGACACTGCAGCGCTCCCCGACCTCGTCTCTCTGGACCTCAGTGGGAACAACCTCGGCGGCGCCATCCCAGCCAGCATCTCGGGGCTGAGGTCCCTCATAACACTCGACCTCAGCAGTAACAGGTTCAACGGTTCCATCCCACCACAGCTCGGCGACATGCCCTACCTTGCAGATATCCGGCTCTACAACAACAGCCTGGTCGGCGCCATCCTACACCAGCTCTGCAggcgcctctccctggtggcactGCACATCTCGAACAACCGGCTCACCGGGGAGCTTCCAGGCTGCTTGTGCGACTTGCAGTCTATGTGGTATATGGACTTGTCAAACAATCGGTTCGCAGGGAAGCTGCCGGACCGCTGGTGGAACTTGCGGGCTCTTGAGTTCATGGATCTATCCAACAACTCCTTTTCAGGTAAAATCCCTGCGGCTATGGCGAACCAGAGTTGCTCTCTTCGATCGCTTTACCTTGCTAGAAATGGCTTCTTCGGTGTCTTCCCGCCAGTCCTAATGAGTTGCAACTTGCTGGCCACCCTGGACATCGGGTATAATAGGTTTTTTGGTGCTATCCCTCCATGGATTGGGAGTCAAATTACATCCTTGAAAATTCTTAGCCTCAAATCAAACAACTTCACCGGAGAAATTCCTTCAGGATTATCACGGCTTTCGCAACTTCAGTTGCTCAACATAGCCAACAATAGCTTGACCGGCTCGATTCCTATAGCCTTCGGCAGCTTGACCTCAATGAGGAATCCACAAAATATTTCAAATACAGAACTACTCTACGGGACAAGATACAATGATAAACTCGTCATAATCTGGAAGGGTCAGGAGCAGATTTTCCAAAGAACAATCCGGTTATTAGCCGGTATGGATTTGTCGGGTAATCTGTTGTCTCAGTGTATCCCTACAGAGCTAACCAACCTTCGGGGCCTCCGGTTTCTGAACCTGTCAAGAAACAATCTGTCATGCGGCATCCCTAAAAACATTGGTAGTTTGACTTTTCTCGAGTCCCTTGATCTATCTTCTAATGAACTTGCTGGAGCAATTCCTCCAAGCATATCAAGCTTATTGGCGCTCGGCGCGTTGAATGTCTCGAACAATCATTTGTCGGGCAAGATACCCGCTCGGAGTCAGATGCAGACTCTGACCGACCCATCAATTTACTCCAACAATTCTGGACTATGTGGGTTTCCTATAGACATTCCGTGCACAAATGCTTCGCTTGCATCGGACAATAGAAATGGTAAAGAGGATGACTGCTAGATGTACTACTGTGTGATTGCTGGGGTAGTGTCTGGTTTTTGCTTGTGGTTTGGCATACTCTTTACATTTAAGACTTGGAGATGTGGTTTTGTCTCATTTGTTGATGGCATGCAACGTAAGTTTATCAAGAAGGTGTCAGATTAGTTGTGTACTTGTGTTCTCTATTTCATTATGCCAAGAGAGAATGTATGCATAGTTGTGTACAGAGTAATCTTTAAATAAAAAGATCACATTTGGGATCTAGTAAGATGCAATCAGTTTTAGCAAGATGTGGCATGTACATAACATTCCATGTATCTTTTGTGTGTGTGCAATGCAGCATATACGACAGGCTTGAAGTTACTCCCTCACAAAAAAAACTATGGGGagaatatcatacggaaaccaataTTCGGTGTAATCCGGTGAAAGTGATGATTTGAAGTATCAAAAAAATCTCAAAAAATTATGGGATTTTAAGAGGGTGATGTTCTACTGGCATGCAAAATTTCAAGTTCAAACACATCACAGGAtatgagctatgaaaaagacaaaatcagtaTTGAATAGTGTAGAACAGTAACGCCACTATTCATTGATGAATTTATCATTTTCATAACTGGCATCATGTAATGTGTTTTAAATTGAAATTTCATATGACAATAGAAAATCATCCACTTAACATCCCTTAATTTATTCAGATTTCAATAGAACTTTTAAGCgtggtttccacgaagttttgTTTGAATGTTGGTTTTCGTATGATATTCTCCCCACAAGAAATACTAGGCACATATCATACCAAAACTTTGGTTCTTTTGTTTTGCGACAAAACTACCAATCTATTCATCAGCTGTCAAGGTAGTACAAAGAACAACCAGAAGTAAAAAATATATCCAGGTCCGTAGATCACCTAgtgacgactacaagcactggttATTAGCCGGTATAGATTTTCGGGTAATATGTTGTCTCAGTGTATCCCTACAGAGCTAAACAACCATCGGGGCCTCCGGTTTCTGAACTCAGTAATCATGAACAAGATATAAGAAAATACTAACAGCACAATAATGATAATATCTCTTAGTAATTCATAAGTTGGGTCTATCCAACAACATTGTTTTGCC
The sequence above is a segment of the Aegilops tauschii subsp. strangulata cultivar AL8/78 chromosome 6, Aet v6.0, whole genome shotgun sequence genome. Coding sequences within it:
- the LOC141025486 gene encoding uncharacterized protein, which translates into the protein MASSPCCGTLIAVRRRYAPRTTRSTRFAQLVRSPYPYAYIMPVLTIFCRLDYFLSAQPFSVQDMKRIAHTHLAGSVALFLLAATTIPSTTVALVSSSDGQALLAWKASLGNPTALSNWSQATWACAWDGIVCYQERIIYLRLVGRGLSGGLDTLDTAALPDLVSLDLSGNNLGGAIPASISGLRSLITLDLSSNRFNGSIPPQLGDMPYLADIRLYNNSLVGAILHQLCRRLSLVALHISNNRLTGELPGCLCDLQSMWYMDLSNNRFAGKLPDRWWNLRALEFMDLSNNSFSGKIPAAMANQSCSLRSLYLARNGFFGVFPPVLMSCNLLATLDIGYNRFFGAIPPWIGSQITSLKILSLKSNNFTGEIPSGLSRLSQLQLLNIANNSLTGSIPIAFGSLTSMRNPQNISNTELLYGTRYNDKLVIIWKGQEQIFQRTIRLLAGMDLSGNLLSQCIPTELTNLRGLRFLNLSRNNLSCGIPKNIGSLTFLESLDLSSNELAGAIPPSISSLLALGALNVSNNHLSGKIPARSQMQTLTDPSIYSNNSGLCGFPIDIPCTNASLASDNRNGKEDDC